DNA from Malus sylvestris chromosome 11, drMalSylv7.2, whole genome shotgun sequence:
AGTGTATCCTTACAAAGACTGTCGATGATTGTGCTATAGACAACTAAGTCAGGCCTGCAACCTCCTTCTTCCATCTTCTTAAGCAACTGAATAGCTGCATTTTTGTTACCTTTCATGCAAAGGCCCTTTACTAGCGTGCCAAAAGTAATCACATTGGGCTTACAATTACCACTCTCCATCATTTTCTTGAAAAGTCCTGCAGCCTCAGCCACTCTATCCTCAAGAAGAAAGCCATGGATTAGGGTGTTGAAGGTGGCCGCATCTGGTTCAAAACCAAGCTTGAAGAACTTTCCCAAGACAGATAAACCAAACCCCATTTGGTTTAGATGACAAAAGCAATTAATGACAATAGCTAGAGTAAAAGCATCAGCACCAATTCCGGACGCACCCATTTGGTTACTCAACGAGACCGCGGCCGAATAATGTTTGAATTTCGCAACTTGACTCAATATTTGAGTGAAACGCACAATGGAAGGCAGAGGACGCCATTGAAGCATTTCGTCGAACACATTGAAGGCATCTTCAAGATTAGTGACTTTGGCAAGCTGGCGTTGTTGGGTTTTTGTACATTTGACTGGTTGCGCAGACCGAGAGTGAAAGGTAGCTGAGTAATCGTTGGCGACAGCAACAAGAGAGGATTGAAGAGGACAAGGCATACCTCTGAGTCTGCTTCcataacaagaagaagaagcagtaAACCGCATCATCTTGAGCACCATCTTCAGCGTCTGTGTTAGTGAATGAGTGTCTTCAGCCAACCTTCAACTGGGTTCCGACAAAACTATGCTTTTCTTTTTCCCGTTGCATTTGATACAAGGAAAgttaaattcttttattttaagttcACTCAACCAATTTTATCAAATAAAATTCACCCAACAAAAGAACCTGAACGGTTGCACACCTCTCCAAatttgccctttcttttattttactaCAACTTACTGGTATTTTTATGCActtgtaaataaaataaaagatcttAAATTCGATTATCATCGTAagagaatttgaatcacattatcaTTAGCTCATTGTGCAGCTTAATTCATCCTCCTCCCCATACATAATATCGTTTTTTCACATATAATGTTGTTCTTACCATGTTTATCATAATTGAACAGCCAcattatttaaattaattaacatttaatttaaaaactatttaattaatctttaataaaaatacaaaaaataaagatttaacgatttaaaaaaaaaaaagttacatcAAAACAAATTCGAATACAAATTGGAGAGCAATTTGAGCCTAGTAAAGTTGCCGGGGAGCTCTTAGTTTCAATCTGTTTTCCTTTCTTGTTCCCGCGTCCAATGTCCCATTCAAGAGCCAAATCGATCAACCTTTTCCGCCATTGCAGCAATCCCCTGCAATCCCATCACCAGCCGTATCACACTTTCCgccccaacaaacccaagaCCACGAACCCTCGCCGCCGCGAACGACTTCACAGAGACACCACCAAGCTCCGCAAGCCGATACCTTTCGTCTCCGATGTCAAAGAAATTCAAGACCCAGAAGAAGCCTTCTTACTCTGCTCTTCTCTAAAAGCTCGCTCGCAGCCGGAATTTCGACGCCGTCTACGCTGTTCTCGGCCACGTCCAAGATCGAAACATTCATTGTAAAGATACCCTTTTCATTGCTCTGATTCGACATCATGGGAAAGCCGATTTGGTAGACAAAGCAGTTGATTTTTTCATCAAATGCCTTCTTTTAACTGTGTCCGTACGTTGCAGTGCTTCAATGAGCTCCTTAATGTGCTTGTTGATTGTGGTAGGTTTTCCGATGCGGGTGAGATATTTGCGAGGTGTTCTAAATTGGGTTTTCGTCCGAATTCGATTTCGTATAATATAATGATCAAAGGTTGGCTTCAGAAGGGTGAGTGGGAATAAGCATGCaaggtgtttgatgaaatgcttGACAAAAAAGTGCAATCTAGTGTTGTGACGTATAATAGTCTTATAGGGTTTTTTGGTAGAAAGGGTGAGTTGGAGAAAGCTAGTGGTTTGTTTGAGGACATGAGACAGAAAGGGAAATACCCGAATGCGGTGACATATGCATTATTGATGGAAGGTTTGTGCTTGGTTGGACAGCATGATGAAGCGAAGAAGATGATGTTTGATATGGAGTATCGAGGATGTAAACCACGGCTTGTGAATTATGGTGTATTGATGACTGATCTTGGAAAGAGAGGGAAGATTGAGGAGGCAAAGTCTTTCCTTCAAGAGATGAAGAAGAGACGGTTTAAGCCAAATGTTGTCATTTATAACATATTGATTAACTTTCTGTGCAAGGAAGGCAGGGCTACAGAGGCTTACAAAGTCCTTGGTTGAAATGCAAGTTGGAGGCTGTGAGCCGAATGCAGCTTCATACAGGATGATGGTTGATGGGTTTTGTCATACTGAAGATTTTGAGGGAGGTTTGAAGGTTTTGACTGCAATGTTGGCTAGTAGACATTGTCCTCGTTTAGATACATTTGAATGTTTAGTTACGGGCCTATTAAAGTGTGGGCAGATCAATGATGCTTGTTTGTATTGGAGGAGATGGAAAAGAGAAATATGCAATTTCATTTGGAAGCTTGGGAAGCTCTAGTTGTGGGTGCTTGTGGTGAGGATATTGTTGCAGGTGACGTTGCAACTGATCTAGGCTCTGCACATTAATAGTTATCAGGGAAGAGATGATCACACAGCATTTGGAAGCTTGGGATGCTCTAGTTGTGGGTGCTTGTGGTGAGGATATTGTTGCAGGTGATGTTGCGACTGAACTAGGCTCTGCCCATTAATGGTCATCAGGGAAGAGATGATCACACGGCATTTTGTCATGACTTCTGTAGCTGTTTCCACAAGAGGGTCACACTGCCGCTTGGCCCTCATAGAGCAAGTGGAATGGTGGATTTTGGGTCATGGGGGGCTTCtgatgagattttttttctgtGGTCTTAGGCACTTgattgggagcagcctctccataaatgggggtaaggctagccgacattcacctctcccagaccctgcgtaaagcgggagccttgtgcactgggtacgaccttttttttggTCTTAGGCACTTGAAGCTCTATTCTGTGATACTTCATACTTGTGAGAAAACAGTGGTTAGGTTTGCATGTAAAACAACTAAGCTATGCGCATTGTGCACTCATGCGGCTTCAGGGAGAAGAGGAGTTTATGAATCGAAACATTCATCAATACTATGGATTGTTATTGCCAACTCAATGTCTCAGGAAGCTCACTATGCTTGTTCGAGGTCAAGTAGGCATGTAAACTGAGCTAATCTATGACCACTGTAGGGTTCAGGGAAGAGACGGAAGTTTTGCGCAAGAGTCGAATCGTCGATAGGAAGTCAAGTTTCTGGGGGATGCTCTAGTTGATGATGCTTGTGGTGCAAACAGAGGTTTTTGTcatttatgttattttatttgttgaCACCAGCtctagaggtcgcacttggtgcgatggcaagtgccttcgcccatgagcggtagatctcgggttcgagatttgggagcagcctctccataattgggggtaaggctagccgacattcacctctctcagaccctgcgtaaaacgggagccttgtgcactgggtacaacATTTATTTGTTGACACCAGCTCTATTTAATTTTCAGTGGAAAATATAAGGCGTGAGCAAAGCCTCACATAACTTATAATTATTAATGTATATtatgtatataattatatatatatatttatatacatataatcaATGTTAGAGTCAAAATCAAACATTATAGAAGAATAATCAAccaccaaataaaaaatttcttcatgAGAAACCCTAACCTTAAAAAATAAAGCCCCTGCTAACTCTTCTGACGCGTCTCGACCACGCCTAAGCGAGTTTAAGCCTACTCTTGCTGGTAAAGGTGTTTCCTCACCGTCTCACCCTGAAGGTTGCCTAGGCACGCCTCGAGGCTTGTTTTTTACAACTCTGGTTTATATGCAATAAAAAGCTGCCATGTATCTTAGAAATACTTTTATGAAATTACCAGACCAAATGGAGATCACTACGAGCATAATATTAACCCCCAGGGTTATACTTTTTACTCTGTTAATGGATCAAAACTGTAATGGCCTTTCTAATTCGTGTTCAGAAGTAATTATTGATCCaaagataataataaataataatataattttaattaGAATTAAATTGAAAAGAGAATAGGAGTTGTTCATCTTAACTCCTAAACaaatccaaattttttaattaaattcacatctaaaacacAAGGCTCAGGTGTTTTAAAGCTCTAACCAACACACCAGTACCAGAAATGCAAAGTCTACCTACTCCATGTTATCAACTCCATCTTATGATTTAAACTTAATCTTCTTAAACTAACATAGTATATATACCCAATAATTCTGTCTTAATTCATCATCAACCCGTCAAACAAAACCTTCTCTCCAGATCATAAGCTGTTCTTCGATTTTCTCCCTTTCCTTCCAATCTCATGGCAACCCGGAAATCGGTTCCCTTGCCCTTCAAGCTCACAATCTGGCTACTTTTTCTAGCCCTTGCCATTCCTTGCGCCACTTGCGCTCGAATCCTCGATGAAGAAAGCCCTGCAGCCCCTGAAGAGCCTGATACAACTCAAACACAAATACCTGTTTCCAATGTGCCACCTCCTCTGGTGGCTACAAATCCAGCAGGCCCTGCTGCAGCTACAAGTGCCACAGTTGGCAACACAGCATCCTACCATCCGCTAACCTTCTTCTTGCATGACATTATCGGAGGATCAAACCCCTCAGCGAGAGCTGTCACTGGAATTGTGGCCAACCCGGCAGTCAGCGGTCAAATCCCTTTTGCCAAACCCAATGGAGCAAACATCCCAATTGGGAATGGCATTcctcaaaacagcaacaacaatggaatcatcaacaacaacaacgtcCCCTTCTTCACCGGCCTTGGTGGAAACA
Protein-coding regions in this window:
- the LOC126588300 gene encoding dirigent protein 25-like — encoded protein: MATRKSVPLPFKLTIWLLFLALAIPCATCARILDEESPAAPEEPDTTQTQIPVSNVPPPLVATNPAGPAAATSATVGNTASYHPLTFFLHDIIGGSNPSARAVTGIVANPAVSGQIPFAKPNGANIPIGNGIPQNSNNNGIINNNNVPFFTGLGGNTGNNLVQNNGNNNIIGGNGFPYINGAQLPPGITLQKLMFGTLTVFDDELTEGHELGSGLLGKAQGFYVASSEDGSSQTIAFTAMFQSGGYADSLTFFGVHRVAVSESHLAVMGGTGRYLNAKGYALVKTIPATNQPNTDGVDTVLEFTTYLTY